DNA from Cyprinus carpio isolate SPL01 chromosome B3, ASM1834038v1, whole genome shotgun sequence:
aatgctagCCTATATGATAGAAAAATCAAAAAGCATGCAAACTTGATTAAAGGAATAAACATGCTAAGAGATAAACCCACCGAATTAAAAGCTGTGTCCTTAATGCATGGAACTCTATTACAGCACTGATCTGGGTAACTCGAGGTGTTTTTCACAAAGTAAGAATCTGTGAAATCTGTATAGTTGTTGAATCCGCAGCACTTCAGCTAAAGCAGAGAAAGGAGAAATAAAGAGTTTCGACATTAGCTAAATTCAGCCAAATATACTTGAAATGATATTTCTGACAATGGACgttaacatataaatacatattttacttgCTCAGTTTTGGTGGTACACTTTTAAAGAATTTTCTTATGCAATACCATTTTTGTATGAGGCACAGgtctcaaaatattaaatgtacaatattaaaCTAGATGATGCTTGTGTATTATTTTGgggattttgtttaatttgaagaaatattctgtttctgtaataataataataataatacaactactACTTCCAATAACAATggtaggctaataataataataacttttaataataacttCCTTCTTTATCAACTAAAGTGTCACAAACTGTGGTCATGGTCGTGTTCCATAGTCCAGTGATGTCCTTATTTTTCCCATAATCGTTTCTGATGCTTTTCACAACTTCGCCTCCCATCTGTTTTATCAGGTTTTCAGCCTGAAATATACAAATGAGTTGGTTTTTAGTACTTCCTTATGTTCTTTACACACAAAGGagtacagtatgtttaaatatGGTGTACAGACTTACCTGAGGCTTAAAGACCAGCAGCACGATCGCTCCAGCGACTTCAGCAATGAACACAATCAGAATAATGATGAAGAACTGAGGAGAGAAATTGACAGACAGattcaatgaatgaatcaatgaacaaACAGAAGTCCACCACAGTATATGGCCagtatatacaatttaatatataaattatttaatatgttattaatataatgtgtgtataaaaccattttaaattgaaccatttttgattcatcaaagaacttttcagtgaacacTAGTTTTTAAAGGAACCTTTTTTCttaatgtaaagaacattttaataatctaaagaaacttttgtggAGTGGAAAGGTTctatgaatgttaaaggttctccATAGAGCCAAATATGCCCCATAAGATGCTTTATTTATTAGAGTTAGAGTGTGCACATTGTGGGAAACTCATTGTGTGTGGTTTTAGAGTGCTTTGACATACCAGCAGCAGCATACACCTGCTTTCTTTGATCGCTCCACAGCAGCCCAGGAAGCCCAGGATGAGCAGGACGGCACCCACTGCGATGAGGAGGTATCCCACGTTCAACACCTGCCCCAGCTCACCTGGAGCTCCCTGTGTACTCTGCAGAAAACTCAGGACAGACCCACTGTCCACCTTCACCCAGATCCCCACACCCAGAATAGCTGCTCCTGCCAGctgcacaacaaaaacacaaatagatTTGATTTAAGCATGTGCACTGATCCTCACATCAACACCCTGAATGTATTTGGACCAATAAAATGTCACTGTTGAGAAAGCAGACAATATATTTATTCTGTCTCTGTAGCAAAGGCCTGTTTTTATGTTTGCAGCAATATGATTTGCATTCAACCCAGCTAATGGAAATGAGatgatttgcttgtttgtttgtttttatctcttGCATAGATCTAAAGAAAAGGCGACCTTTTCATCGCACTTCAATATATGAGTCATAATAATGGAACAGCAGTTTTAAAAAGGGGATTTTTCATTATAACAACAGGATCTGCATTTTCATGGATTAAAAAAAGACTTGTTATAAGAGacaataaaattgattaaaaaaccCACTCTTTTCCtggtaaaaaaaatgaatttgatttTCAAAAGTTGAATTTGTGACAGCTTAATGTAACGTTTTTGACAACATGTCAGTCTCAAAGTTACGTCATTTAAGACACACAAAAAACttcattcagaattttttttttaacattttataataaccaAAAATCAAGTTTACTCCTTATGCATGTTATAACGCCCGTCAAAAACTGGTTGGCGGTTGGAATATTAGAACTAAAAACATTGACATAACACTCTCATGGGCATCAATCACTTCGCTGAATACTAGctaagaaataaatgataattatctATGATCCATCTATTTTCAAATCCACATCATTTGAATATCACTACACTGATGTTTCATAACGTACGACAACTGGTACATTTTTACACGATTTGTTGCATTTAATTACCCCTTTGCAGATTTTGAACCAGATAGTCACTTGGCTGAGAAAATAGCAGCTGGGTACATAGGCTAGATGTTTTGGAGTGAGATAAACTATTTACAATAGATTCATCTCTGTGTTTATGCAAAACATGGCCACAGTCACAGGACATGTAAACCTGACATGatagaattattttaaacatagttGAAAATCTAATGTAAATCAGGCTGGTTATTATAATGCTGAGTAGTGTGTgcaattcatatatatttaacaatcaAACAAGCATGAGCTATACTTACAAAGATGATGCCATTGAAGAGAAACATCATTGATTTCAAAAATCCAAAGCAACCCATTTTTATTGGATGTATATGacacctgaaaaaatatataagaacaattaacaacaaataactttttcttttttcttttttttttttaatataattattatgggGCTTTTGTTTTGCCCAAACAcccattttgtgttttattccgAAATTAatcttaatctttattttaaaaaaacttgttAATACTAcagtttttaatgaatgaataaacacaaTCGCTTAGATGATTTTGTGAAACAAAGTAAACCTTACATCCAGGAAATGCTGTTAGGAAAAGATGGTGGTTTTGCTGTTGTAAATAATTTAACTACATCTCCCATTAACCTCAGAAGGCTGGTCTCACAGGTCAAATGTTCATGTGAACCATACAAACTCTTTAATAAGCCACTCTCgaaaagtaaacttaaaatattgTCCTAAAAATATGCCTCACTTTAAGTACCTCAAACTAGTGTTTGCTCTTTGCTCAACACTAAGAACTGGTCAACAAATCTTAATAAATGTGAGAATTTATGAAATTAAGAAGTACTATAtacgccgcagcattgggggaattggtgatcctctgcccatcttgacttctgagagacactgccactctgagaggctctttttatacccaatcatgttgctatagttgacctaataagttgcaaataggtcctccagctgttccttatatgtacatttaacttttccggcctcttattgctacctgtcccaacttttctataatgtgtagctctcatgaaatccaaaataagccagtatttggcatgacatttcaaaatgtctcactttcaacatttgatatgttatctatattctattgtgaataagatataagtttatgagatttgtaaattattccattccttttttcaCTCACAATTTTTTGgacagtgtccaaacttttttggaatatatataatatatatatatatatatatatatatatatatatatatatatacatataaaaccaGAATAAGGTGTGTAATCCCAACAAATGCAATACAATACTGTGCAAACATACCCTTTAAGGTCAGATCCGTTTTTTAAATAGTGTTCTGAATAGACCAAAAAAGAGTTTTTTGTAGGAAATACAGTGGagagacaaaaaaggttctttactTTTCCACACATGCAGTCAGGTCCAAAAGTCTAAGATAAGAAACAACaagattctgcactatttttaGGTCACTATTCAAATGCAGGGAAATTAGTAACTCACACTGATGGTCCGAATCTGGTCAGAACAtactcaaataaaataagaaaaatcataataataatccaaaactATAACTAGTATTTTTATCTGGGcacatgttttatgtatttaaatacatatatttacaataatacatttagaactattcatttttatttaaaaatctataatttgttatattattataattctataatttGCATTACTTTAACTGATCGCCTCTAAACATAATATCATTTAATGTGCTATACTTCTGCTTCTTATTGTCCATCAACATGACAAGGTGCTGTCAGGTGACGCATCACTTCCTGTGTGTCACATGCACTACTCGCGTCTCTAATGTGAGGTCAGAGTTTGTTTAGGTtcaagatgaacagaaagttccgATCGGGTCATTGTCCAAAGCCAGAAGAGATAATTTTAAAAACCATCAATAAAGTATTATTGATGTGACATGTTTTGCAAGTACAGACTGTCAGAGTTACTGTCAAATGTGCAACACTAGCTTCAaatgttatgaaatataatttaatttaaaagtctgctCAAGCCTCCTCATTATTTGAGGAACTATTggactatataaatatatttagaatttttttttattttttattttttttttaaagaaattaatactccaACATAgcaacaataaattaaacaaaacaaaaattaaagaaaataaaattatagtagTGGGCATTGTCTTTCTGGGAACTGTTCATTTCCGGGAGAGATGGAGACGGACAATGAATctcaaaaaatagattttttgacAACATGCAGCCTTCATGTATTATTTGAtagtagtaatatatttataataatatatataatatatttatttaataatatattaatgattgTTTAATGCCAGGTTAAGTATTAGACAGTTATTTTTAACTGTCCATTATAATACacatcatttcaaaataaattaaaaaaatatataataataatagttaatcaGTCAGTATATCACTGAATCCCCATTTGAAGTCT
Protein-coding regions in this window:
- the LOC109064127 gene encoding tetraspanin-1-like; this translates as MGCFGFLKSMMFLFNGIIFLAGAAILGVGIWVKVDSGSVLSFLQSTQGAPGELGQVLNVGYLLIAVGAVLLILGFLGCCGAIKESRCMLLLFFIIILIVFIAEVAGAIVLLVFKPQAENLIKQMGGEVVKSIRNDYGKNKDITGLWNTTMTTLKCCGFNNYTDFTDSYFVKNTSSYPDQCCNRVPCIKDTAFNSTIPGCFPALKKLVDDNAVIIIAVALGIAVLELVAMIVSMILYCRIGSKA